Proteins encoded by one window of Planktothrix tepida PCC 9214:
- a CDS encoding GGDEF domain-containing protein, producing the protein MLSSNGFDLYNLSYPITSTPYADLSSTLQNQYLYDFQVDVSEIGGVIAKSFNSNPSLPGVILTENKTFFGMISRRRFLERLSRPYGIELFFNRSLKLLYRWEKKDILILPGSTPILEATQIALQRLPDLVYEPIVVQLAPQTYRLIDMYQLLLAQSEIHQLAHQVWQELYHELQIQASLDGLTQVANRRFFDQYFEQQWLQLKSTEFPLSLIFTDVDYFKAYNDTYGHHAGDDCLKQVAQVIAQTLTSDQGLVARYGGEEFVVVLPKVAQEQAILIAQKMRNNVKAIQIQHQSSSVSCYVTISLGIATVEFGNSEIISKIKTPGDLIIAADQALYQAKNQGRDQVVCSSMKHPYFWALSSQISLQNS; encoded by the coding sequence ATGCTAAGTTCCAACGGATTTGATTTATACAACTTGTCCTACCCTATCACTTCTACTCCCTATGCTGACTTATCATCAACCCTTCAAAATCAATACTTATATGATTTTCAAGTTGATGTTTCAGAAATTGGAGGAGTTATCGCTAAATCCTTTAATTCTAATCCTTCATTACCTGGGGTAATTTTGACCGAAAATAAAACCTTTTTTGGTATGATTTCTCGACGACGATTTTTAGAACGATTAAGCCGTCCCTATGGGATTGAACTATTTTTCAACCGTTCTTTAAAATTGTTGTATCGTTGGGAAAAAAAAGACATTTTAATTTTGCCTGGTTCCACTCCAATTTTAGAAGCGACTCAAATAGCTTTACAGCGCTTACCTGATTTAGTTTATGAACCCATTGTTGTCCAACTTGCACCTCAAACCTATCGACTGATTGATATGTATCAACTGTTACTTGCTCAGTCAGAAATTCATCAATTAGCTCATCAAGTTTGGCAAGAATTATATCATGAATTACAAATCCAAGCCAGCTTAGATGGATTAACTCAGGTCGCTAACCGTCGCTTTTTCGACCAATATTTTGAGCAACAATGGTTACAACTTAAATCCACTGAATTTCCACTTTCTCTAATTTTTACTGATGTGGATTACTTCAAAGCCTATAATGATACCTATGGACATCATGCTGGTGATGATTGTCTCAAACAAGTTGCTCAAGTGATTGCACAAACCTTGACATCAGATCAAGGTTTAGTCGCTCGATATGGAGGGGAAGAATTTGTAGTTGTTTTACCCAAAGTCGCCCAAGAGCAAGCTATTTTAATTGCTCAGAAAATGCGAAATAATGTTAAAGCAATTCAGATTCAGCATCAAAGTTCTTCCGTGAGTTGTTATGTCACTATCAGTTTAGGAATTGCTACTGTAGAATTTGGTAATTCAGAAATCATTAGTAAGATTAAAACACCAGGTGATTTAATTATTGCAGCCGATCAAGCATTATATCAAGCTAAAAATCAAGGACGGGATCAGGTAGTCTGTTCCAGTATGAAACATCCTTACTTTTGGGCTTTAAGTTCCCAAATTTCCCTACAAAATTCCTAG